A genomic stretch from Candidatus Nitrososphaera gargensis Ga9.2 includes:
- a CDS encoding radical SAM protein gives MEDSYGKGCQILHLVNNGGGEPTSRKDFLELIQHLKSLHLPVTVVTNRSFLHTFDIKILKENIDSLCVSVDSIHKDLYCKIRGVLQNNTTG, from the coding sequence ATGGAAGATAGCTATGGCAAAGGCTGCCAAATATTGCATCTGGTCAATAATGGAGGAGGCGAGCCTACTTCAAGAAAGGATTTTCTTGAATTGATACAGCACCTGAAGAGTTTGCATCTGCCAGTAACCGTAGTTACCAACAGATCGTTCCTGCATACTTTTGACATAAAAATACTGAAAGAAAATATCGACAGCCTGTGCGTCAGTGTTGATTCAATACACAAAGACTTGTACTGCAAGATAAGAGGCGTCCTACAGAACAATACCACAGGGTGA
- a CDS encoding bifunctional nuclease family protein, with product MPDLQDEEYIPARISYVGFVDQVGLEGVVVLKSEDGKEFPMRAFSGEVARHISRFQEGDKGSIPTIYNLVEEIAVMQDLLLVEVHVYQSGSVLRANLYFKSKKDGELVLRNYRASDSIALAAYYDIPIKVRKNLFEEAIER from the coding sequence ATGCCAGACCTTCAGGACGAAGAATACATCCCAGCCCGGATAAGCTACGTGGGGTTCGTGGACCAAGTGGGACTGGAAGGAGTCGTCGTGCTCAAGTCTGAGGACGGCAAAGAGTTCCCAATGCGCGCCTTTTCCGGCGAAGTTGCAAGGCATATTTCGCGCTTTCAGGAAGGCGACAAAGGCAGCATCCCGACGATATACAACCTTGTAGAAGAGATCGCAGTGATGCAGGATCTGCTCTTGGTCGAAGTGCACGTCTACCAGAGCGGCTCTGTGCTGCGGGCAAACCTCTACTTCAAGAGCAAGAAGGATGGCGAGCTGGTGCTGCGGAACTACCGAGCTTCAGACTCGATTGCACTGGCAGCTTACTATGACATTCCAATCAAGGTAAGGAAGAACCTGTTTGAAGAAGCGATAGAGCGTTAA